From a region of the Mycolicibacterium sp. MU0050 genome:
- a CDS encoding primosomal protein N' — protein MLTVPHLDREFDYLVREEQSDDAQPGVRVRVRFHGRLVDAFVLERRWNTDHQGQLGWLDRVVSPERVLTAEVRRLADAVAARYAGTRPDVLRLAIPPRHARVEKETTSAAASFEVAAPDREQWERYAGGPAFLTALEEGRAARAVWQALPGESWADRIADMAAATVRGGRRVLAVVPDQRDVDALWHSAVERCGAEVVVALSAGLGPTARYRRWLSVLRGGAHVVIGTRSAVFAPVHDLGLVVVWDDGDDTLSEPRAPYPHAREVAMLRAHQLRCAAVIGGFARTAEAHALVRSGWAHDLVASRAVLRERAPRVVALDDDGYEQERDPAARTARLPSVALRAARTALQADRSVLVQVPRRGYVPSLACARCRTVARCRHCTGPLSLTDRLAAGAECRWCGRVDPALRCVRCGSDAVRAVVIGARRTAEEFGRAFPGVPVVTSSGDSIVRTVDGPAGLVIATPGAEPAAPGGYGAALLLDGWALLGRQDLRAAEDTLRRWLAAAALVRPHSDGGTVVVVTEAAIPTVQMLIRWDPVGAAGAELDARAEVGLPPSVHMAALDGTADAVAALLAEAGIPGTGAEPAVASAEVLGPVDLPVGARRPPGLDPAAEVVRMLVRVRREHGLALASALRGATAVLSARREHDPVRVQIDPLHFG, from the coding sequence ATGCTCACCGTGCCGCATCTGGATCGCGAGTTCGACTACCTGGTGCGCGAGGAGCAGTCCGACGACGCCCAGCCCGGCGTGCGGGTCCGGGTGCGCTTCCACGGCCGCCTGGTCGACGCGTTCGTCCTCGAACGCCGCTGGAACACCGACCATCAGGGGCAACTCGGCTGGCTGGATCGGGTGGTGTCGCCCGAACGCGTGCTCACCGCCGAGGTGCGGCGGCTCGCCGACGCGGTGGCTGCCCGCTACGCCGGCACCCGCCCCGACGTGCTGCGCCTGGCGATCCCGCCGCGCCACGCCCGGGTGGAGAAGGAAACCACATCGGCGGCAGCCTCTTTCGAGGTCGCCGCGCCCGATCGCGAGCAGTGGGAGCGCTACGCCGGCGGGCCGGCCTTCCTGACCGCGCTCGAGGAGGGCCGCGCGGCGCGGGCGGTGTGGCAGGCCCTGCCCGGCGAGTCCTGGGCGGACCGGATCGCCGACATGGCCGCGGCCACCGTCCGCGGCGGACGCCGGGTACTGGCCGTCGTTCCCGATCAGCGCGACGTGGATGCGTTGTGGCACAGTGCCGTCGAGCGCTGCGGCGCCGAGGTGGTGGTCGCGCTGTCGGCGGGCCTGGGTCCCACCGCCCGGTATCGGCGCTGGCTCTCGGTGCTGCGCGGCGGCGCCCACGTCGTCATCGGCACCCGCAGCGCGGTGTTCGCGCCCGTACACGACCTGGGCCTGGTCGTGGTGTGGGACGACGGCGACGACACCCTGTCCGAACCGCGGGCGCCCTACCCCCACGCCCGCGAGGTCGCCATGCTGCGTGCGCACCAACTCCGCTGCGCCGCGGTGATCGGCGGGTTCGCACGGACTGCCGAGGCCCACGCCCTGGTCCGCAGCGGCTGGGCGCACGACCTGGTGGCGTCGCGGGCGGTGCTGCGCGAGCGGGCCCCGCGGGTGGTCGCACTCGACGACGACGGCTACGAACAGGAACGCGATCCGGCGGCGCGCACCGCGCGGCTGCCGTCGGTGGCGCTGCGGGCCGCCCGCACCGCGCTGCAGGCCGACCGGTCGGTGTTGGTGCAGGTGCCGCGGCGCGGGTACGTGCCCTCGCTGGCGTGTGCCCGGTGCCGCACCGTGGCCCGGTGTCGGCACTGCACCGGCCCGCTGTCGTTGACGGACCGGCTGGCGGCCGGCGCGGAATGCCGGTGGTGCGGCCGGGTGGACCCCGCGCTGCGATGTGTCCGGTGCGGCTCGGATGCGGTCCGAGCGGTCGTGATCGGCGCCCGCCGGACCGCCGAGGAGTTCGGCCGGGCGTTCCCGGGGGTCCCGGTCGTGACCTCCTCCGGTGATTCGATCGTGCGTACCGTCGACGGCCCGGCCGGCCTCGTGATCGCCACCCCCGGGGCGGAGCCCGCCGCGCCGGGCGGTTACGGCGCCGCGCTGCTGCTCGACGGCTGGGCGTTGCTGGGCCGGCAGGACCTCCGCGCCGCCGAGGACACGCTGCGACGGTGGCTGGCCGCGGCGGCGCTGGTTCGCCCGCATTCCGACGGCGGCACGGTGGTGGTGGTCACCGAGGCCGCCATCCCGACCGTGCAGATGCTGATCCGGTGGGATCCGGTGGGGGCCGCCGGCGCCGAACTCGACGCCCGCGCCGAGGTCGGCCTGCCGCCGAGCGTGCACATGGCGGCCCTCGACGGCACCGCCGATGCGGTGGCGGCACTGCTGGCGGAGGCCGGGATCCCCGGCACGGGAGCGGAGCCGGCCGTGGCGTCCGCCGAGGTGCTCGGGCCCGTCGACCTTCCGGTGGGTGCGCGCCGACCGCCCGGGCTGGACCCGGCGGCCGAGGTTGTGCGGATGCTGGTGCGGGTGCGCCGCGAGCACGGCCTCGCGCTGGCCTCGGCGCTGCGCGGGGCCACCGCGGTGCTCAGCGCCCGCCGCGAGCACGACCCGGTCCGGGTGCAGATCGATCCGCTGCACTTCGGTTAG